One region of Thermodesulfovibrionales bacterium genomic DNA includes:
- a CDS encoding zinc ribbon domain-containing protein, whose amino-acid sequence MPIFEYKCNVCSEEFEKLVLRKEEEITCPKCGKKDIKKKFSVFGMSGVENRGSGCSSCSSSSCSSCH is encoded by the coding sequence ATGCCAATCTTTGAATATAAATGCAATGTCTGCAGTGAAGAGTTTGAAAAACTTGTGCTCAGAAAAGAGGAAGAGATTACCTGTCCGAAGTGCGGTAAGAAAGATATTAAAAAGAAATTCTCTGTATTTGGCATGAGCGGGGTGGAAAATCGTGGCTCTGGCTGCTCCAGCTGTTCAAGCTCATCCTGCAGTAGCTGCCATTGA